In one Scyliorhinus canicula chromosome 3, sScyCan1.1, whole genome shotgun sequence genomic region, the following are encoded:
- the gar1 gene encoding H/ACA ribonucleoprotein complex subunit 1 isoform X1, translating to MDRSAAQTLFTRKAVPEAELLIEMSFRGGRGGGGGGYGRGGGSFGGGRGGGGGFGGRGGFGGGRGGRGGGGFRGRGGFNKFDQGPPDYVVELGHFMHPCEDEIVCKCTSEENKVPYFNAPVYLENKEQIGKVDEIFGQLRNFYFSVKLSDNMKATSFKKLQKFFVDPAKLLPLQRFLPRPPGEKGRGRGGRGGGRGGRGGGFRGGRGGGGFRGGRDGGGFRGGRDGGGFRGGFRGGRDGGGFRGGRDGGGRGFRGGGGR from the exons AATTGTTGATTGAAATGTCTTTTCGTGGAGGCaggggcggaggaggaggtggttacGGCAGAGGAGGAGGCAGCTTtggtggaggaagaggaggaggaggcggcttTGGAGGAAGAGGCGGTTTtggtggaggaagaggaggtcGCGGTGGTGGAGGTTTCCGTGGGCGAGGAGGCTTCAATAAATTTGATCAGGGACCTCCTGATTACGTAGTAG aattAGGACATTTCATGCATCCTTGTGAAGATGAAATTGTTTGCAAGTGCACTTCAGAAGAAAATAAAGTCCCCTATTTCAATGCACCGGTTTACTTGGAAAACAAAGAACAGATTGGAAAAGTTGATGAAATATTTGGGCAGCTCAGAAATTTT TATTTTTCAGTTAAATTATCAGATAACATGAAAGCTACATCCTTTAAGAAACTACAAAAG TTTTTTGTTGATCCAGCAAAACTACTCCCGCTTCAACGATTTTTGCCCCGGCCACCTGGTGAAAAGGGCCGAGGTAGGGGAGGtcgtggaggaggaagaggaggtcgAGGCG GTGGTTTCAGGGGAGGCAGGGGGGGAGGCGGTTtcagaggaggcagagatggaggcGGTTtcagaggaggcagagatggaggcGGTTTCAGAGGCGGTTtcagaggaggcagagatggaggcGGTTtcagaggaggccgagatggaggaGGACGTGGTTTTAGAG GTGGAGGCGGAAGGTGA
- the gar1 gene encoding H/ACA ribonucleoprotein complex subunit 1 isoform X2, protein MSFRGGRGGGGGGYGRGGGSFGGGRGGGGGFGGRGGFGGGRGGRGGGGFRGRGGFNKFDQGPPDYVVELGHFMHPCEDEIVCKCTSEENKVPYFNAPVYLENKEQIGKVDEIFGQLRNFYFSVKLSDNMKATSFKKLQKFFVDPAKLLPLQRFLPRPPGEKGRGRGGRGGGRGGRGGGFRGGRGGGGFRGGRDGGGFRGGRDGGGFRGGFRGGRDGGGFRGGRDGGGRGFRGGGGR, encoded by the exons ATGTCTTTTCGTGGAGGCaggggcggaggaggaggtggttacGGCAGAGGAGGAGGCAGCTTtggtggaggaagaggaggaggaggcggcttTGGAGGAAGAGGCGGTTTtggtggaggaagaggaggtcGCGGTGGTGGAGGTTTCCGTGGGCGAGGAGGCTTCAATAAATTTGATCAGGGACCTCCTGATTACGTAGTAG aattAGGACATTTCATGCATCCTTGTGAAGATGAAATTGTTTGCAAGTGCACTTCAGAAGAAAATAAAGTCCCCTATTTCAATGCACCGGTTTACTTGGAAAACAAAGAACAGATTGGAAAAGTTGATGAAATATTTGGGCAGCTCAGAAATTTT TATTTTTCAGTTAAATTATCAGATAACATGAAAGCTACATCCTTTAAGAAACTACAAAAG TTTTTTGTTGATCCAGCAAAACTACTCCCGCTTCAACGATTTTTGCCCCGGCCACCTGGTGAAAAGGGCCGAGGTAGGGGAGGtcgtggaggaggaagaggaggtcgAGGCG GTGGTTTCAGGGGAGGCAGGGGGGGAGGCGGTTtcagaggaggcagagatggaggcGGTTtcagaggaggcagagatggaggcGGTTTCAGAGGCGGTTtcagaggaggcagagatggaggcGGTTtcagaggaggccgagatggaggaGGACGTGGTTTTAGAG GTGGAGGCGGAAGGTGA